The following are encoded together in the Brassica napus cultivar Da-Ae chromosome A9, Da-Ae, whole genome shotgun sequence genome:
- the LOC106366473 gene encoding uncharacterized protein LOC106366473 → MTLRFVSFFYLVIMGNCMERWMQGEGEEGEIEARAKAKESFKLDGDDDDQDGGQGGTKVKIVLTRHELDMFLLQMNRNHEGNLMMTKDVMVELEKRIIKPTPSLSSSPSSMAWEPSLESIIECPEAQEMDR, encoded by the coding sequence ATGACCTTGAGatttgtctcttttttttatttggtaataATGGGGAACTGCATGGAGAGGTGGAtgcaaggagaaggagaagaaggagagataGAGGCAAGAGCAAAGGCAAAAGAGTCATTCAAacttgatggtgatgatgatgaccaAGATGGAGGTCAAGGTGGAACGAAGGTGAAGATAGTGCTTACAAGACATGAATTGGATATGTTTTTGCTTCAGATGAATAGGAATCATGAAGGAAACTTGATGATGACAAAGGATGTTATGGTAGAGCTAGAGAAGAGGATCATAAAACCAACACCATctttatcatcatcaccatcatcgaTGGCGTGGGAACCATCTTTAGAGAGCATCATCGAGTGCCCCGAAGCTCAAGAGATGGATAGATGA
- the LOC106366467 gene encoding collagen alpha-5(IV) chain, protein MAKPHGGHRRPSNRTNLASCAVATVFLLFLLAVFLIVYFTVFKPKDPKISVNAVQLPSFAVSNNTANFTFTQYVAIRNPNRAAFSHYDSSIQLLYSGNRVGFMFIPAGKIESGRTQYMAATFTVQSFPISPSSSSSSSAIATVSAAVVPDSPAMPGPPDFTVSPGSPRIPDSPDFPGDPETPEFPGNPGPPRKPSSPDFPRDPGSPITPRNPGSPEFPGNPPIDPGSPVVPGNPGSGFPRNMGPPGFPGVGAPPGFPGIGAPPGFPGTGAPPGTPVGFGGVTGPTVGDGYANPGYGYASRVGPTMEIESRMELAGRVKVLNVLTHHVVAKSDCRVTVSIVDGSVLGFHC, encoded by the coding sequence ATGGCCAAGCCTCACGGTGGTCATCGTCGTCCTTCAAACCGCACAAATCTAGCTTCTTGCGCCGTCGCCACCGTCTTCCTGCTATTCCTACTCGCCGTCTTCCTCATCGTTTACTTCACCGTCTTCAAGCCAAAAGACCCCAAGATCTCCGTCAACGCCGTCCAGCTCCCGTCATTCGCTGTCTCTAACAACACAGCTAACTTCACATTCACTCAGTACGTCGCCATTAGAAACCCAAACCGCGCGGCTTTCTCTCACTACGACAGCTCCATTCAGCTCCTTTACTCGGGTAACCGAGTCGGGTTTATGTTTATCCCCGCCGGTAAAATTGAGTCTGGGAGGACTCAGTACATGGCCGCCACTTTCACCGTTCAGTCTTTCCCcatttctccttcttcctcctcctcctcctccgccataGCCACCGTCTCCGCTGCCGTGGTTCCGGATTCTCCCGCAATGCCCGGTCCTCCGGATTTCACTGTATCTCCGGGTTCTCCGAGGATACCAGATTCGCCGGACTTTCCCGGAGATCCAGAAACGCCGGAGTTTCCGGGGAATCCGGGTCCTCCGAGGAAGCCTAGTTCTCCGGATTTCCCCAGAGACCCAGGATCTCCGATTACGCCGAGAAATCCAGGCTCGCCGGAGTTTCCAGGGAATCCTCCGATAGATCCAGGCTCTCCGGTGGTTCCAGGGAATCCCGGGTCGggttttccgaggaatatggGTCCACCGGGTTTTCCAGGAGTCGGAGCTCCTCCGGGATTTCCAGGGATCGGAGCTCCTCCGGGATTTCCGGGAACCGGAGCTCCGCCAGGTACGCCGGTGGGATTCGGGGGAGTGACGGGGCCAACAGTGGGGGATGGATATGCGAATCCAGGTTACGGGTATGCGAGTCGGGTCGGACCAACGATGGAGATAGAGTCGAGGATGGAGTTAGCGGGTCGGGTCAAAGTACTGAACGTGCTTACACATCACGTGGTTGCTAAATCAGATTGTCGGGTTACCGTCTCTATAGTCGATGGTTCCGTCTTGGGCTTCCATTGCTGA
- the LOC125577826 gene encoding UDP-glucose 4-epimerase 4, giving the protein MVKNILVTGGAGYIGSHAVLQLLLRGYTAVVIDNLDNSSLVSIQRVKELAGDRGDNLTFHQVDLCDKPALERLFSQSKFDAVMHFAGLKAVGESVAKPLLYYNNNLIGTITLLEVMAAHGCKKLVFSSSATVYGWPKEVPCTEESPLSGMSPYARTKLFIEDICRDVQRGDPEWRIIMLRYFNPVGAHPSGRIGEDPCGTPNNLMPYVQQVVVGRLPNLKIYGTDYTTKDGTGVRDYIHVVDLADGHISALQKLEDSDIGCEVYNLGTGKGTTVLEMVDAFEKASGMKIPVVKVGRRPGDAETVYASTEKAERELNWKPKYGIDEMCRDQWNWASNNPLGYGS; this is encoded by the exons ATGGTGAAGAACATTCTGGTTACCGGCGGTGCTGGTTACATCGGAAGTCACGCGGTGCTTCAGCTTCTTCTCCGGGGATACACCGCTGTCGTAATCGACAACCTGGACAATTCATCTCTCGTTTCGATCCAACGCGTCAAGGAGCTCGCGGGAGATCGTGGAGATAATCTCACATTCCACCAG GTGGACCTTTGCGATAAACCCGCGCTTGAGAGACTTTTCTCCCAATCCAA GTTTGATGCAGTGATGCATTTTGCTGGATTGAAAGCAGTCGGGGAGAGCGTAGCCAAACCGCTTCTCTATTATAACAACAACTTGATTGGCACTATTACTCTCTTGGAAGTCATGGCCGCACACGGTTGTAAAAAA CTTGTATTTTCATCGTCGGCTACTGTGTATGGCTGGCCAAAGGAGGTTCCTTGTACTGAAGAGTCCCCCCTCTCCGGAATGAGTCCTTACGCTAGAACTAAG CTCTTCATTGAGGACATATGCCGTGATGTACAACGTGGTGATCCTgaatggagaatcattatgcTCAGATACTTTAACCCTGTCGGTGCTCACCCTAGCGGTCGCATTGGTGAGGATCCTTGTGGCACTCCTAATAACCTCATGCCTTATGTCCAGCAAGTCGTTGTTGGCAGGCTTCCTAACCTCAAGATTTATGGAACCGACTATACCACTAAAGATGGCACCGGT GTACGAGACTATATTCATGTTGTTGATCTAGCAGATGGCCATATATCTGCGCTTCAAAAGCTAGAAGATTCTGATATAG GTTGCGAGGTATACAACCTAGGAACCGGAAAAGGAACAACGGTGTTGGAGATGGTTGATGCATTTGAAAAAGCTTCGGGAATG AAAATCCCAGTGGTGAAGGTTGGAAGAAGACCAGGTGATGCAGAGACGGTGTACGCATCAACCGAAAAAGCTGAACGTGAACTAAACTGGAA GCCAAAGTATGGAATAGACGAAATGTGTAGGGACCAATGGAACTGGGCAAGCAATAATCCTCTCGGTTACGGTTCTTAA
- the LOC106366469 gene encoding uncharacterized protein LOC106366469, translated as MSSQLVSSVFSVIHRIPNRHETHSLLRSILFIHGNKPACIDRRRPILHSSCGYRNRYRVGAAADVSETPSSSLLDDELVSSVSAVRDADEALEVISNRFGPNRGGVVEIEDCRSIISAAVSRGNVELALSIFYAMRASFDLGGSEVDRWRWSRPDVEVYTMLVNGLAASLRVSDSLKIIRDICRVGISPAEEVPFGKVVRCPSCLIAIAVAQPQHGVQIVSCAKCRYQYELFSGDITSIESEELGKDIPLWEKGLRLIQIRKNKITSSVHSIVVQTPSGTARTHRFATETAELPAQEGERVTIASAAPSDVYRQVGPFKFTPKSPNLYPGEPMSLTNHKDGRESLLLRPPSKEGDKSLQPAFLIPLLAVLATGDAASGMIDPSLPQLLSVAAVTSLAVGATVNSFVLPQLNQLPERTVDVVGIKQQLLSQYDVLQRRIGDLKEATKKEVWMLARMCQLENKILAVGEPAYRTRRARVKKVRESLENSIKGRIELIDSYARISSMIEIEVEMDSDVLAAEAVNNTENIAQQIEQIMELENLEEKWKLQAEANDEAERLLSSQP; from the exons ATGAGCAGTCAGTTAGTTTCTTCCGTATTCTCCGTAATACATCGCATACCTAACCGTCACGAGACTCATTCTCTCCTCCGCTCAATTCTCTTCATCCACGGGAACAAACCGGCCTGTATTGATCGTCGACGACCGATTCTGCATTCTTCCTGTGGATATCGGAACAGATACAGAGTCGGCGCCGCGGCGGATGTTTCGGAAACGCCTTCGTCGTCTCTTCTCGACGACGAGCTAGTGAGCAGTGTATCCGCCGTTAGGGATGCGGACGAAGCGCTCGAGGTGATTAGCAATCGGTTCGGACCAAATCGCGGCGGAGTAGTTGAAATCGAAGATTGCCGCTCGATAATCTCGGCTGCTGTGAGCCGCGGCAATGTCGAGCTTGCGTTGTCGATTTTCTACGCCATGCGAGCAAGTTTCGATTTAG GTGGGAGTGAAGTTGATCGATGGAGATGGTCAAGGCCTGATGTAGAGGTCTACACGATGTTGGTCAATGGACTTGCTGCTTCCTTGAGGGTTTCTGATTCTCTAAAGATCATTAGAGATATTTGCCGCGTTGGAATCTCCCCTGCTGAGGAG GTTCCCTTTGGTAAAGTTGTGAGATGTCCAAGCTGTTTGATTGCCATTGCTGTTGCACAACCCCAGCATGGAGTTCAG ATTGTCTCCTGTGCTAAATGCCGATACCAATACGAGCTTTTCTCTGGTGACATTACCAGCATAGAATCAGAAGAGCTCGG CAAAGACATTCCTCTGTGGGAAAAGGGGCTCAGACTCATCCAGATAAGGAAGAACAAAATCACATCTTCTGTGCACTCTATCGTG gtacaaaCTCCTTCAGGTACAGCACGAACGCACAGGTTTGCCACTGAGACAGCCGAACTCCCTGCGCAAGAAGGAGAAAGAGTGACAATTGCATCTGCTGCTCCATCAGATGTTTACAGACAAGTGGGACCTTTCAAGTTTACCCCCAAATCTCCAAACCTTTACCCTGGAGAACCCATGAGCCTCACAAACCACAAGGACGGGCGAGAATCGCTTTTGCTAAGACCTCCCAGTAAAGAAGGAGATAAATCCTTGCAGCCTGCGTTTCTTATTCCTCTTCTTGCTGTTTTGGCTACCGGAGATGCTGCTTCTGGGATGATTGATCCCAGTTTGCCTCAGTTACTCTCAGTTGCTGCTGTTACGTCACTGGCAGTAGGAGCAACCGTTAATTCTTTTGTCCTTCCTCAGCTAAATCAG CTCCCTGAAAGGACAGTGGATGTGGTCGGTATCAAGCAGCAACTTTTATCTCAATATGATGTGCTTCAGCGTCGCATTGGAGATCTAAAAGAAGCAACTAAGAAAGAG GTGTGGATGTTGGCTCGAATGTGCCagctagaaaacaaaatattagcaGTGGGAGAGCCAGCGTACCG AACTCGAAGAGCAAGAGTAAAGAAGGTACGAGAAAGTCTGGAAAACTCCATAAAGGGAAGGATTGAGCTGATCGATAGCTATGCTAGA ATATCATCAATGATTGAGATTGAGGTGGAAATGGACAGTGATGTTCTTGCAGCGGAGGCGGTGAACAATACT GAAAACATTGCTCAACAGATAGAGCAGATCATGGAACTCGAAAACCTTGAAGAG AAATGGAAATTACAGGCGGAGGCAAACGATGAAGCAGAAAGACTTCTCAGCTCTCAACCTTAA